A single window of Rubrobacter aplysinae DNA harbors:
- a CDS encoding DUF58 domain-containing protein yields MVRPAGRPHEASGGLPRVRVLPTRRGWQVLFVGLSSLGVALSLGTTQFYQLSYALIGLCGAALVLGLVGSRALGAERRLSRTEGITAGDSTTVGLRLTNGSRLDLSGVEVEDRLPHRHVFRPPAVPAGGERPVESAVSFPRRGLYTIGPVRLASTDPFGLLRFRRDAGLEREVLVYPEVHDVAGLLTARGVEEPGGRIRPASRGEEFSGLREYRPGDDRRFIHWKSVARTGEMVVKEFDPDAPRRYSVVLDLLGPRTVPAGRGMMEEVEEAVSAAASVVSYLDGAGLTYRLRLTDRAASCTSFGSGATGGRSQYHAAMRLLAAAEADGSVDSGEALREEADTDGLGDNVILIQREPQRPGGRRALVDALRELSSPGFSATVILLASRAHPPGPQGSGDREASLQGLVDEIRGTGAGVRVLRRGSGASGLSEAQGV; encoded by the coding sequence TTGGTCCGCCCGGCCGGCCGCCCGCACGAGGCATCCGGCGGGCTGCCTCGCGTGCGGGTGCTGCCCACCAGACGAGGCTGGCAGGTGCTCTTCGTCGGCCTGAGCTCCCTCGGCGTCGCGCTCTCCCTCGGCACCACGCAGTTCTACCAGCTTTCCTACGCCCTGATCGGTCTCTGCGGGGCCGCCCTCGTGCTCGGGCTGGTTGGCTCACGGGCCCTGGGAGCGGAGCGGCGGCTCTCCCGCACGGAGGGGATAACCGCCGGTGACTCCACCACCGTCGGGCTGCGCCTGACCAACGGCTCCCGGCTCGACCTCTCCGGGGTCGAGGTCGAGGACCGGCTACCGCACCGCCACGTATTCCGGCCTCCCGCCGTGCCCGCCGGGGGCGAGCGGCCCGTGGAGAGCGCCGTGTCCTTTCCCCGGCGCGGGCTGTACACGATAGGCCCGGTCCGGCTGGCCTCCACCGACCCCTTCGGGCTCCTGCGCTTCCGGCGCGACGCCGGGCTCGAGAGGGAGGTGCTCGTCTACCCGGAGGTCCACGACGTCGCGGGGCTCCTGACGGCTCGCGGCGTCGAGGAGCCGGGCGGCCGCATCCGCCCGGCGAGCCGGGGAGAGGAGTTCTCGGGCCTGCGGGAGTACCGGCCCGGCGACGACCGGCGCTTTATCCACTGGAAGAGCGTGGCCCGCACCGGCGAGATGGTGGTCAAGGAGTTCGACCCCGACGCGCCACGGCGGTACTCGGTGGTGCTGGATCTCCTGGGGCCGCGAACCGTCCCCGCCGGGCGCGGCATGATGGAGGAGGTGGAGGAGGCCGTCTCGGCCGCCGCCTCCGTGGTCTCGTACCTGGACGGGGCCGGGCTCACGTACCGGCTCCGGCTCACGGACCGCGCCGCCTCCTGCACGAGCTTCGGGTCCGGCGCCACGGGCGGCCGGTCGCAGTATCACGCCGCCATGCGGCTGTTGGCTGCCGCGGAGGCCGATGGTAGCGTGGATAGCGGCGAGGCGCTGCGCGAGGAGGCCGATACAGACGGCCTCGGGGACAACGTGATCCTGATCCAACGCGAGCCCCAGCGTCCCGGGGGCCGGAGGGCTCTCGTAGACGCCCTGAGGGAGCTATCCTCCCCCGGCTTCTCCGCCACCGTGATCCTGCTCGCCTCCCGCGCCCACCCGCCGGGTCCGCAGGGTAGTGGGGACCGGGAGGCGTCGCTGCAAGGGCTCGTGGACGAGATAAGAGGCACCGGCGCCGGCGTGCGGGTGCTGCGCCGGGGGAGCGGGGCCTCCGGGCTTTCCGAGGCTCAAGGAGTCTAG
- a CDS encoding AAA family ATPase, giving the protein MDYEGLAEAAERIIDNVSRVISGKREGAMLSLVALLAGGHALIEDVPGVGKTLLAHSLARSVAAEFRRIQFTPDLLPSDVTGLNVYNQRDSSFEFWAGPVFANVVLADEINRASPKTQSALLEAMGEGMVTVDGDSRALPRPFGVLATQNPVEHEGTYPLPHAELDRFMVKLDLGYPDADSELEMLRLSADPLDAIEPVVDLDEFVGMRRLVEEVHAAEAVMRYVVDVTSATRGHSSVSLGASPRASRMLLAAARARAAIQGRPYCTPDDVKYVAPHVLAHRIILSPEARRAGNQNGGPGVNGVNGANGSKPGSGGNSSNGAGVAGGPEAGLVRGILGSVPVPEAV; this is encoded by the coding sequence TTGGACTACGAGGGCCTCGCAGAGGCGGCGGAGAGGATAATAGACAACGTCAGTCGGGTGATCTCCGGCAAGCGGGAGGGCGCGATGCTCTCGCTGGTCGCCCTGCTCGCCGGGGGACACGCGCTCATAGAGGACGTGCCCGGCGTCGGTAAGACGCTCCTGGCGCACTCCCTGGCGCGCTCGGTCGCGGCGGAGTTCCGCCGGATACAGTTCACGCCCGATCTCCTGCCGTCCGACGTTACGGGCCTCAACGTGTACAACCAGCGTGACTCCTCGTTCGAGTTCTGGGCCGGTCCCGTGTTCGCCAACGTGGTGCTGGCCGACGAGATCAACCGCGCCTCCCCGAAGACCCAGAGCGCCCTTTTGGAGGCGATGGGGGAGGGCATGGTCACGGTGGACGGTGACTCCCGCGCCCTGCCGCGGCCCTTCGGGGTGCTGGCCACCCAGAACCCGGTCGAGCACGAGGGCACCTACCCGCTACCCCACGCCGAGCTGGACCGCTTCATGGTAAAGCTGGATCTCGGATACCCCGACGCCGACTCCGAGCTCGAGATGCTCCGGCTCTCCGCCGACCCGCTCGACGCCATAGAGCCCGTGGTGGACCTGGACGAGTTCGTCGGGATGCGGCGTCTCGTCGAGGAGGTCCACGCCGCCGAGGCCGTGATGCGCTATGTAGTAGACGTTACCTCGGCCACCCGGGGCCACTCCTCGGTAAGCCTCGGGGCCTCGCCGCGGGCCAGCCGCATGCTGCTCGCCGCCGCCCGGGCCCGGGCCGCCATACAGGGGCGACCATACTGCACCCCGGACGACGTGAAGTACGTGGCCCCGCACGTGCTGGCGCACAGGATCATCCTCTCCCCCGAGGCCCGCCGGGCCGGGAACCAGAACGGCGGCCCCGGTGTTAACGGCGTCAACGGCGCTAACGGCAGCAAACCGGGCAGCGGCGGCAATAGTAGCAACGGAGCCGGCGTCGCCGGGGGGCCGGAGGCCGGGCTCGTGCGCGGGATACTCGGCTCCGTGCCGGTGCCGGAGGCGGTCTAA
- a CDS encoding HNH endonuclease, protein MTLNASYEPVALVTTKRAIVLVVSEKAEIVEAQLDRKFRSENEEYPYPLVIRLIKFVEIPRRLRRHVTNTILFARDLYSCQYCGKHQNELNRKESLTRDHVKPVSRGGENTWDNVVTACTKCNSRKANRLPMECGMYPKTTPKEPRYVVMVWYSRGLNETQRRYVEQFYGEPAV, encoded by the coding sequence TTGACGCTGAACGCCAGCTATGAGCCTGTGGCCCTGGTCACGACCAAGAGGGCCATAGTCCTCGTCGTCTCGGAGAAGGCCGAGATCGTCGAGGCGCAACTGGATCGCAAGTTCCGCTCCGAGAACGAGGAGTATCCCTACCCGCTGGTGATCCGGCTAATCAAGTTCGTCGAGATACCGCGCCGCCTCAGGCGGCATGTCACCAACACCATCCTCTTCGCCCGGGATCTCTACTCTTGCCAGTATTGCGGCAAGCACCAGAACGAGCTGAACCGCAAGGAGTCCCTGACCCGCGACCATGTGAAGCCGGTCTCGCGCGGCGGCGAGAACACCTGGGACAACGTCGTTACGGCCTGCACCAAGTGCAACTCCCGCAAGGCCAACCGCCTGCCGATGGAGTGCGGCATGTACCCGAAGACCACCCCCAAAGAGCCGCGCTACGTGGTAATGGTGTGGTACTCGCGGGGACTGAACGAGACGCAGCGCCGCTACGTCGAGCAGTTCTACGGAGAGCCCGCCGTCTAA
- a CDS encoding DUF1611 domain-containing protein, translating into MKLRPEGDAPRRRYAVLAEGWFANRHAKTAHGLLRYGRGGPGEVVAVIDSTLAGGRVRDVIGGVPEERDAPIVSTLQEALLHEPTSLLVGLAPPGGQLLEPWMRLLRQAAEEGIEIVSGLHQRLAPELPEARVWDVRHAPEVPIFSGEGFAVEPKVALAVGTSSAVGKMTATLEVERAARERGISTEFAATGQTGVVISGWGVCVDAVVSDFVAGASEQLVLEAARTEPDLILVEGQGSIGHPAYSGVTAGLLHGSCPDCLLLCADASDEPIVPGVPRPGPAAVARIYEAVAGLVKSAPVVAVSVNTAGLDEEAAALFVDGVAAETGLPAADPFRGPAFGTGPLLDAILASPKTSPAGETGH; encoded by the coding sequence GTGAAGCTGCGCCCGGAAGGCGACGCGCCCCGGCGGCGCTACGCGGTGCTGGCCGAGGGCTGGTTCGCGAACCGCCACGCGAAGACGGCCCACGGCCTGCTGCGCTACGGGCGCGGCGGTCCGGGAGAGGTCGTGGCGGTAATAGACTCCACGCTCGCCGGCGGCCGCGTCCGCGACGTGATCGGCGGCGTCCCCGAGGAGCGCGACGCCCCGATAGTATCCACCCTGCAAGAGGCGCTGCTCCACGAGCCGACCTCGCTCCTCGTCGGGCTCGCCCCGCCTGGCGGCCAGCTGCTGGAGCCCTGGATGCGGCTGCTGCGCCAGGCCGCGGAGGAGGGGATCGAGATCGTGAGCGGGCTGCACCAGAGGCTCGCGCCGGAGCTCCCGGAGGCCCGGGTGTGGGACGTGCGCCACGCGCCCGAGGTGCCGATCTTCTCGGGCGAGGGGTTCGCGGTGGAGCCGAAGGTCGCCCTCGCCGTCGGCACCTCCTCAGCCGTCGGCAAGATGACGGCCACCCTGGAGGTCGAGCGCGCCGCCCGCGAGCGGGGTATCTCCACGGAGTTCGCCGCCACCGGACAGACGGGGGTCGTGATCTCGGGCTGGGGCGTCTGCGTGGATGCGGTGGTCTCGGACTTCGTGGCCGGAGCCTCGGAGCAACTCGTGCTGGAAGCCGCCCGGACGGAGCCGGATCTCATCCTGGTCGAGGGCCAGGGCTCCATAGGTCACCCGGCCTACTCCGGGGTAACGGCCGGGCTCTTGCACGGCTCGTGCCCGGACTGTCTGCTCCTCTGCGCCGACGCCTCCGACGAGCCCATAGTGCCCGGGGTCCCGAGGCCCGGCCCTGCGGCCGTCGCCCGCATTTACGAAGCGGTCGCCGGTCTCGTAAAGTCCGCGCCCGTCGTCGCCGTCAGCGTCAACACCGCCGGGCTCGACGAGGAGGCCGCCGCGCTGTTCGTGGACGGGGTCGCCGCCGAGACCGGGCTGCCGGCGGCCGACCCGTTCCGGGGCCCGGCCTTTGGAACGGGGCCGCTGCTGGACGCGATACTGGCCTCCCCGAAGACCTCGCCGGCCGGTGAAACAGGGCATTAA
- a CDS encoding dipeptide epimerase, translated as MTLQIRADTVTVHPERTFTIARGSSDAFDNVVLTVSEAGHTGRGLAAPSGRYGQDARGVLEALESVEIRDPWDLRGTLMANAHLPSSALCALDSALHDLAARRLGVPVYRLLGLTGPRPTTSYTLGIDEPEATLDRARELSRYPVLKVKVGGARDIETVREVVRETGAEVWVDANEAFAPDEAAEAVRELAGAGVVMIEQPVPAGAGPEAFGRAAGASGGVPVIADESALVAADVPPLAGYADGVNVKLSKCGGIRGALEMIHTARAHGMRVMLGCMVEASLGIAAATQVSGLVDYVDLDGALLLADDPFEGLEYEGAKITVPDRPGLGVDPVPEGS; from the coding sequence ATGACGCTGCAGATACGGGCCGACACGGTCACGGTACATCCCGAACGTACGTTCACCATAGCTCGCGGCTCCTCCGACGCCTTCGACAACGTCGTGCTGACGGTGAGCGAGGCTGGTCACACTGGGCGCGGGCTCGCGGCCCCGAGCGGGCGTTACGGTCAGGACGCCCGGGGCGTCCTCGAAGCCCTCGAAAGCGTGGAGATAAGAGACCCCTGGGACCTGCGCGGGACCTTGATGGCGAACGCCCATCTGCCGTCCAGCGCCCTCTGCGCGCTCGACTCGGCCCTGCACGACCTCGCGGCCCGCAGGCTCGGGGTGCCGGTATACCGGCTGCTTGGGCTCACCGGGCCCCGGCCCACCACCTCCTACACCCTGGGCATAGACGAGCCCGAGGCGACCCTCGACCGGGCCCGGGAGCTCTCCCGGTATCCGGTCCTCAAGGTCAAGGTTGGTGGGGCGCGGGACATAGAGACCGTGCGGGAGGTCGTTCGGGAGACCGGGGCCGAGGTCTGGGTGGACGCGAACGAGGCGTTCGCGCCGGACGAGGCCGCCGAGGCGGTGCGCGAGCTCGCCGGGGCGGGGGTGGTCATGATCGAGCAGCCGGTACCGGCCGGCGCGGGGCCGGAGGCGTTTGGCCGGGCCGCCGGGGCCTCCGGCGGGGTGCCCGTGATCGCTGACGAGAGCGCGCTGGTCGCGGCCGACGTGCCGCCGCTCGCCGGATACGCCGACGGGGTGAACGTCAAGCTGTCGAAGTGCGGCGGCATCCGGGGGGCGCTGGAGATGATCCACACCGCCCGCGCCCACGGGATGAGGGTCATGCTCGGCTGTATGGTCGAGGCCTCGCTCGGGATCGCCGCCGCGACCCAGGTCTCGGGGCTGGTGGACTACGTGGACCTCGACGGCGCGCTGCTGTTGGCGGATGATCCCTTCGAGGGCCTCGAATACGAGGGCGCGAAGATAACGGTGCCGGACCGTCCGGGTCTGGGCGTCGACCCGGTTCCGGAGGGCTCGTGA
- a CDS encoding DoxX family protein, with protein sequence MVDLALLLLRALLALVFVSHGAQKLVPGVGGSSPGHEAWRFEQAGIRPAREMSLLTGVLQLGAGALVLLGLLTPLAAFVLGATMVVAALRAHDGRGFFIQNGGYEYNVALAVVSLALILAGAGSYSLDAALGLFW encoded by the coding sequence ATGGTAGATCTCGCGTTGCTCTTGTTGAGGGCGCTGTTGGCGCTGGTGTTCGTGTCGCATGGGGCGCAGAAGCTCGTGCCGGGGGTCGGGGGCTCCAGCCCCGGGCACGAGGCGTGGCGGTTCGAGCAGGCCGGTATCCGCCCGGCCCGCGAGATGTCGCTGCTTACGGGGGTGCTGCAGCTCGGGGCCGGGGCGCTGGTGCTCCTCGGGCTCCTGACGCCGCTGGCCGCCTTCGTGCTGGGGGCCACGATGGTGGTCGCCGCGCTGAGGGCGCATGACGGCCGGGGGTTCTTTATCCAGAACGGCGGATACGAGTACAACGTGGCGCTCGCGGTGGTGTCGCTGGCCTTGATCCTGGCTGGAGCGGGATCTTACAGTCTGGATGCCGCGCTCGGCCTGTTCTGGTAG
- a CDS encoding AAA family ATPase: MGFDPGTVTIFVGPNNSGKSLLLREMEQYIVEQQMPDTKIIASIVPRHMDADAIDRTIEEREITPPTEHSSGGPGTVFVRRPRPAGVSSGRSAGWVRPHHIKESMRQVSTATTNGHPDIRDVFHNLLALFLIRLDGLSRFQLTQPQPAGDLMAEPENHLMAVFQDPDARARMREITYEAFGEYFVLDPTNIGQLRIRFADRPPEDSSEEQNWDDRTRAYHSENVLIDEKSDGVKAFTGLVATLLSDDYRVMLVDEPEAFLHPVLVNKLGSRMTKIAAERGANVFASTHSSEFLMGCVEAGDVNVVRLTYKNGSASARHLPADELRELTSVPLLRSTGILSGLFYEGVVVSENDTDRVIYQEVNNHLLEARAGGASDTLFVNAYEKSTLRRIIEPLRNMGIPAAAITDLDIVKTNDFSNLLRSAAVPEATRDSLNTLRSRVKQAFERGGLDMKDVGIGGLAGSDREDTQNLINATAEYGIFIVPVGELEHWFRRTHSLTDQPGKKSWVPWILDLMNTRPELFEVEDDDIWAFLRQVGEWVENPERKGMPRQP; this comes from the coding sequence TTGGGCTTTGACCCTGGTACTGTAACTATCTTCGTTGGCCCCAATAACTCAGGCAAGAGCTTGTTGCTAAGAGAGATGGAGCAATACATAGTAGAGCAGCAAATGCCAGATACCAAAATCATTGCTTCTATCGTTCCTCGGCACATGGATGCGGATGCGATAGATCGAACGATCGAAGAAAGGGAAATTACGCCACCCACTGAACATAGTTCTGGTGGTCCCGGGACTGTTTTTGTACGTCGTCCTAGACCTGCGGGAGTTAGTTCAGGTAGGTCTGCAGGCTGGGTTAGGCCTCATCACATCAAGGAGTCCATGAGGCAGGTCAGCACTGCGACAACTAATGGGCATCCCGATATAAGAGATGTGTTCCACAACTTACTAGCACTATTTCTTATAAGGTTGGACGGTCTATCCCGCTTTCAGCTAACGCAGCCGCAACCAGCGGGAGACTTGATGGCTGAACCAGAGAATCACTTAATGGCTGTGTTCCAAGATCCAGACGCCCGAGCACGCATGCGGGAAATCACTTATGAGGCTTTTGGAGAATACTTTGTACTAGACCCAACCAACATAGGCCAACTTCGTATTAGATTCGCTGATAGGCCACCTGAAGATTCTTCCGAAGAGCAAAACTGGGATGATCGTACAAGAGCTTATCATTCTGAAAATGTACTGATAGACGAAAAAAGTGACGGGGTCAAAGCATTTACTGGACTGGTCGCAACACTATTGAGCGACGACTATAGAGTGATGTTGGTAGACGAGCCAGAGGCGTTCTTGCACCCGGTGCTAGTCAACAAGCTGGGATCTAGAATGACTAAGATAGCCGCTGAACGTGGCGCCAACGTTTTTGCCTCTACGCACAGTTCGGAGTTTCTAATGGGATGCGTAGAAGCCGGTGATGTAAACGTCGTCCGGCTAACTTACAAAAATGGCTCTGCTAGCGCCAGACATCTTCCGGCTGATGAACTCCGGGAATTAACTAGCGTCCCGCTATTGCGGTCAACGGGAATTCTTAGCGGGTTATTTTACGAGGGCGTTGTAGTCTCGGAAAATGATACTGACCGAGTGATCTACCAAGAAGTCAATAACCACCTTCTAGAGGCTAGAGCCGGAGGCGCGTCAGACACTTTATTCGTTAACGCCTACGAAAAGTCCACGCTGCGGCGCATCATTGAACCTTTGCGTAATATGGGGATTCCGGCAGCTGCCATTACGGATCTCGACATTGTTAAGACCAATGATTTTAGCAATCTGCTGAGATCGGCAGCAGTACCAGAAGCTACGAGAGACTCGTTGAACACTCTCAGAAGCCGAGTAAAGCAAGCCTTCGAACGTGGTGGTCTCGATATGAAGGATGTCGGTATTGGGGGCTTGGCAGGCAGCGACAGAGAGGATACACAAAACCTCATAAACGCCACTGCCGAGTATGGCATATTTATCGTACCCGTGGGAGAGCTCGAACACTGGTTTCGTAGAACGCACTCACTGACAGACCAGCCAGGAAAAAAGTCCTGGGTTCCTTGGATTCTAGACCTTATGAATACGCGCCCAGAGCTATTTGAAGTAGAGGACGACGACATCTGGGCTTTCCTAAGACAAGTCGGAGAGTGGGTAGAGAACCCTGAGAGGAAAGGAATGCCGAGGCAACCGTAG
- a CDS encoding response regulator transcription factor has product MADTVVEVLIVEDDPVILNTLSYNLSRQGYSVSSAASGSEALKLARGSRPDLILLDIMLPGESGLDVCSRVRAEDNDVVIVMITAKDAEDDKVRGFEAGADDYVTKPFGMKELSARIGANLKRSLAQSPGGRGRIIEAGDLELDTKNFVARVKGEPVELRLKEFELLVALASAPGELKGREELAKEVWGHAGVGSSRTIDVHVRRVRAALSESSGYEYISTVRGRGYRFEARPAEDTEDGPESSPVSSTGIAE; this is encoded by the coding sequence TTGGCGGATACCGTGGTAGAGGTCCTGATCGTCGAAGACGATCCGGTGATACTCAACACCCTCTCCTACAACCTCTCCCGGCAGGGGTACAGCGTAAGCAGCGCGGCCTCCGGCTCGGAGGCCCTGAAGCTCGCGCGCGGGTCCAGGCCGGATCTCATCCTGCTGGACATCATGCTCCCCGGGGAGTCCGGGCTGGACGTGTGCTCCCGCGTCCGCGCAGAGGATAACGACGTCGTGATAGTCATGATCACGGCCAAGGACGCCGAGGACGACAAGGTGCGCGGCTTCGAGGCCGGCGCGGACGACTACGTGACCAAGCCTTTCGGCATGAAGGAGCTATCCGCCAGGATCGGCGCGAACCTCAAGCGGAGCCTCGCGCAGTCCCCGGGCGGGCGGGGCAGGATCATCGAGGCCGGGGACCTGGAGCTCGACACCAAGAACTTCGTCGCCCGGGTCAAGGGGGAGCCGGTGGAGCTCCGGCTAAAGGAGTTCGAGCTGCTCGTCGCGCTGGCCTCCGCCCCCGGCGAGCTCAAAGGCCGCGAGGAGCTCGCCAAAGAGGTCTGGGGGCACGCCGGGGTAGGATCTTCCCGTACCATAGACGTTCACGTCCGCCGCGTACGGGCCGCCCTCTCCGAGAGCTCCGGCTACGAGTACATATCCACCGTCCGGGGCCGGGGCTACCGCTTCGAGGCCCGGCCCGCAGAGGATACGGAAGACGGCCCCGAGAGCTCCCCGGTATCTTCGACCGGGATCGCGGAGTAG
- a CDS encoding sensor histidine kinase, with protein MARRREDSEPVTPAELARVDRMRRDFVANVSHELKTPATSLQLLAESLLEVLDDDPGQARFFAEQLKSETGRMNQLISDLLDLARLESEEGVPDPRPVDVRSVLMVVLARMRQVARGKEIDLRWKRYGEASRYIIEGDETQITSMFTNLVDNAVKYTPPGGVVEVIGDAAGGGISVSVSDTGIGIPRDKLSRLFERFYRVDKARSKETGGTGLGLSIVRHIAEKHGGRVSVQSAPGEGSTFTVHPPRR; from the coding sequence TTGGCGCGACGGCGCGAAGATTCCGAGCCCGTAACCCCGGCGGAGCTCGCGCGGGTAGACAGGATGCGGCGCGACTTCGTGGCGAACGTCTCCCACGAGCTAAAGACCCCCGCCACGAGCCTCCAGCTCCTCGCTGAGAGCCTGCTGGAGGTGCTCGACGATGATCCCGGGCAGGCCCGTTTCTTCGCCGAGCAGCTAAAGAGCGAGACCGGCCGCATGAACCAGCTCATCTCCGACCTGCTGGACCTCGCCCGGCTCGAAAGCGAGGAAGGCGTCCCGGACCCCCGGCCCGTGGACGTGCGCTCCGTACTCATGGTGGTGCTCGCTCGCATGAGACAGGTCGCCCGCGGCAAGGAGATAGATCTGCGCTGGAAACGCTACGGCGAAGCCTCCCGGTACATCATAGAGGGCGACGAGACCCAGATCACCTCCATGTTTACCAACCTCGTGGACAACGCCGTGAAGTACACCCCGCCCGGCGGCGTGGTCGAGGTGATAGGCGACGCCGCCGGGGGCGGAATCTCCGTGAGCGTGTCCGACACCGGGATCGGCATCCCCCGGGACAAGCTCTCCCGGCTCTTCGAGCGGTTCTACCGGGTGGACAAGGCCCGCTCCAAGGAGACCGGCGGCACCGGACTCGGGCTCTCCATAGTCCGGCACATAGCCGAGAAGCACGGCGGCCGGGTCTCCGTGCAGAGCGCCCCCGGAGAAGGCTCCACCTTTACCGTACATCCCCCCCGCCGGTAA
- a CDS encoding response regulator has product MELEGARILVADDDRVVRRIVTVKLSGLGCEIEEAEDGWEALDLLEEEAPDLLITDSLMPRMNGLQLVRSVRESEGFAGLPVIMLTSRHGERDIIEGLEAGLDDYVVKPFSPDELAARVRTVLWRAGRRG; this is encoded by the coding sequence ATGGAGTTGGAAGGCGCCAGGATACTCGTGGCCGACGACGACAGGGTGGTGCGCCGCATCGTCACCGTGAAGCTTTCCGGGCTCGGGTGTGAGATCGAGGAGGCCGAAGACGGATGGGAGGCGCTGGATCTTCTCGAGGAGGAGGCGCCGGACCTGCTCATTACCGACAGCCTGATGCCCCGGATGAACGGCCTGCAGCTGGTGCGCAGCGTGCGGGAGAGCGAAGGGTTTGCCGGGTTGCCGGTCATAATGCTCACCTCCCGCCACGGCGAGCGCGACATAATCGAGGGGCTGGAAGCCGGTCTCGACGACTACGTGGTAAAGCCTTTCTCGCCGGACGAGCTCGCTGCCCGGGTGCGGACCGTGCTGTGGCGCGCCGGTAGAAGAGGCTAG
- a CDS encoding HEAT repeat domain-containing protein → MLIVVALMAFLILALILATAGVKSARHARNLLRKSRRRQIEPDLERFLIEGDSSGLHGLHSLHRGDRDRYLAPLMVERMDVLRGSERLRIAGLAGELGLLDKYLRDLSSRGRWRRARAVERLGYFGGPDEAPAVAALLADEDETVRAVAARSLARIGSEAAVEALVRTLDDPSELTRLRVAENLDRVGRPAVAPLVALLEEAAVPRAGSRGERAPYGPAFASRVLGGLRAQEARPALRAAVQGDDEPDIRAQAARALGMIGDTEDVALLVEAAGDRQWPVRVQAANALGSIGEPETAPVLEKMVADREWWVRSASAGALANMGRPGEDALVGLLGSPDRYARDRAAATLERRGITRRFIRQLPLENARGERARAALSALAASGVTRHLHDLLQEMPEGEEKRMLEGIVQAQGKGAGTEPDTSSQSPGKPGENRAS, encoded by the coding sequence ATGCTGATAGTGGTGGCGCTCATGGCGTTTCTGATACTCGCCTTGATCCTCGCCACGGCGGGCGTAAAGTCCGCCCGTCATGCGAGAAACCTCCTCCGGAAATCCCGGCGGAGACAGATAGAGCCGGACCTAGAACGCTTCCTCATCGAGGGGGACTCCTCGGGCCTGCACGGCCTTCACAGCCTTCACAGAGGCGATAGGGATCGCTATCTGGCCCCACTCATGGTGGAGCGCATGGACGTGCTCCGGGGATCGGAGAGGCTCCGCATAGCCGGGCTCGCGGGGGAGCTGGGGCTGCTCGACAAGTATCTGCGCGACCTCTCCTCGCGGGGCAGGTGGCGCAGGGCCCGGGCGGTGGAGCGGCTGGGCTACTTCGGCGGGCCGGACGAGGCTCCGGCGGTAGCGGCTCTCCTCGCGGACGAGGACGAGACGGTGCGGGCCGTGGCGGCCCGGAGCCTGGCCCGCATAGGCTCGGAGGCGGCGGTCGAGGCCCTGGTCCGCACCCTGGACGACCCATCAGAGCTGACCCGCCTCCGGGTCGCGGAGAACCTGGACCGCGTGGGCCGGCCCGCCGTTGCCCCGCTGGTGGCGCTGCTCGAGGAGGCCGCGGTGCCCCGGGCAGGGTCCCGTGGGGAACGAGCCCCGTACGGACCGGCCTTCGCCTCCCGGGTGCTCGGGGGGTTGCGGGCCCAGGAGGCTCGCCCGGCGCTCCGGGCCGCCGTCCAGGGCGACGACGAACCCGACATCCGGGCCCAGGCCGCCCGGGCGCTGGGCATGATCGGAGACACGGAGGACGTGGCTCTGCTGGTAGAGGCGGCGGGCGACAGGCAGTGGCCCGTCCGGGTCCAGGCCGCCAACGCCCTGGGCTCCATCGGGGAGCCCGAGACGGCACCCGTACTGGAAAAGATGGTCGCCGACCGGGAGTGGTGGGTGAGGTCGGCCTCGGCCGGCGCGCTCGCGAACATGGGACGCCCCGGCGAGGACGCCCTCGTCGGCCTGCTCGGCTCCCCCGACCGTTACGCCCGCGACCGGGCCGCCGCCACCCTGGAGAGGAGAGGCATAACCCGCCGCTTCATCAGACAGCTGCCGCTGGAGAACGCCCGGGGAGAAAGGGCCCGGGCGGCGCTCTCCGCGCTGGCCGCCAGCGGCGTCACCCGGCACCTCCACGACCTCCTGCAGGAGATGCCGGAAGGCGAGGAGAAGAGGATGCTGGAGGGTATCGTGCAAGCGCAGGGTAAGGGAGCCGGAACAGAGCCGGATACCTCAAGCCAGAGCCCCGGAAAACCCGGAGAAAACCGGGCGTCTTGA